The Helicobacter canis genomic sequence GCGCTTAGATCTAAATCATTGCCAAAGGCTTCTTTGCTATAGTCTTTGCCTACTTTAAGCCCTAGATCAAGCTTTGTAGCCGTTACTGCTGGCTCTAGCACTTCGACATCTATGCTCATTATCTCCGCGCCTGCTGGCAGGGCTACGGCTTCATAGGTTTTAGACTTTAGGTCTTTTAGGGTTACTTGGGCTTTGGCTAGGTAGTAGATATTTTTGACTCGTTGTTTCATTGTAAAACTCCTTGTGGTTTGGTTTGTTAGTTTTGTCTTTGCTTGGTTTTGGCGTTGGCTTTTGGGCTAGAATCGTGGATTGCTGCGGCTCGCTTGTGCGATAGACCACTAGTCTTATCTCCGCGCTCGCCTTGCAAAGCCCCGATTCTAGCCTCAAAATCCTGCCGCCTGCGTGCTTGGTGTAGAAAACGCGTTTTCTTGCGCTGCTCGTTTTCTGTCATCGCGAGACACTCCCCCCCTTTTTTCTGTCATCGCGAGACACTGCGCTAGCAGTGGTGTGGCGATCCATAGAATCCGCTTTTTTACTCTTTGGAGCTAAAAATCCCAATACACGCAAAATCCGTATCGTGGAATGGGCTTAAACTTCCGCTCTCATTGCTATCAAATCGCGCCTTGCTAACGGCAAGCAGTCGATCCACGCCTACGATAGTCTTTCTCCCAGAGTCGGCTTCATCGATGTAGAAATCCACCTTATCGCCGCCGACCATAACAAGCGCAGAAGCCCCGATCAACGCCCCGATACTTACAGGCTGACCATTAGCATAGTAGCTAGGAGGGGTTAGCTTCTTGTGGTTTTGGGGGTTGATATTTGCCATATAGTCTGTATCACTTACCTCGCTATTTGGCATACCACTTTGCAGCGGTGTCCATATACCCATATCTAGCACAGGGCAGTTATCTATAAGCCCGATAAGCCCTGTAAAGATCCTATTTTCATCGCCGCGCACGCCTGCTGCTTTTTGCATTTCAATCCATTCAGGATCGTTTTTGAGCTGGTTGCAGGCATAGCTATCAAGTAAAATGATATAGCTATTATGCTCTAGGGATATGCCTTGCACGGAGACTAGATCGCTTTTGATAGGCTTTAGTGGATAGCATTCCTTGCCTTTGTAGTTTATACCTGTTCTAGCCATAAAGATCGCGCGGCGCAGGGCTTGGACATTCATCACATCGCCTTTTTGGATTTTTTTAGTGGCAGTGGCGACATCTGGCTCGCTGCTAGTATCTTTAAAGTTGCTTGTTTGATCGCACACGACACAATTGGTAAAATCTGTAATAAGTGCGGATACTAGTGCCTTATCCCTGCGCAAGCGCATCCAGTCTGTCAAGCTATCGCTGGCTTCTTTGATGAAATCAATTTGCTTTAAAGCGGTGTATTTTTCAATCTCGCTTTTAATGGCATTGGCGATCACTTTTGGATAAGTCGTTTGGCTCATAATCTCTAGTGAGTCGTAGTTGGTATCTAGATCGGCGTTGCCCTCTACTCCTGTGCCTGTCAAAGGGGCTTTAAGCCTTGGGCGGTAGGGCTGGGAGTCTTTCACGGCATAAAATCGCACGCCGCGATCCGCTCCTTTACCAAAAAAGCTTTCAAACGGGCTTTTACTCCAGCTGGCTTTTTCGATCACTCTAGCGATATTTAGCTGGACATTTGGGTCTTCTTTCCAGCCGGCAAAGTTTATGGCATTTAGTGGATTTTGGTAAGACATTGTTACTCCTTTATGTGTGTTTTACGCTTGCGCGCTCCGTGGGCTAATACCGTTCCGTAGGGAGTAGGTCGGCGTTATAGTCTAGGTTGGCACTTGGGGTGGCATTCCCAGCTATGCGGCTTGGTGGCTTCTCTCCACCTTGGCTCCCTTGTGGATTGGCATTTTGCGATAGATAGATTTGCTCTAGTTGTTTGAAAAAGTCATAAGGCTGTAATTGATCTAGCTGTGCTTTTGCCGCGTTTGGGATATAATCCTCATAAAACTGCAAAAGTGTGTTTAAATCCACGCTTGCTTCTTGCTCAAACTTCGCTCTTGCTTGATCGATCTGCCCCATAAGGGACTTTTGATTGATAGAGCCTTGCAGCTCTTGGGCTCTGGCTTGCTTGCTCGCGATATTATCTTGGTAGAATTGATTTTGCATTTGCGCTATTTTTATGAAAAACTGCTCTTTATCTTCATAAAATAAATCTTCTAGCTCTGGTGTGATAAGCTCGCTTGCGTATTTAGCAAAGTTAGCTTCTAAAGCTGCCTCGCTTTGTGCTAGCTCATTTTGCAAGGTCTCTAGCTCTTTTGTCTCTGCGCTTGTATCAAAGGGGCTAGGCTCTTGTGGTGCTTGGGCTTGCTCGGCTAGCTCTTGGCTTGGCTCTTGGGTCTCTACTAGCTCTTGTGGTTCCATAAGTGTCCTTAAGCATTTTCTAAAAAGCGTAATATAAAAAACTTGCCCAAAAGAAAAAAGGGGTAAAGCTTGGGGGTATCAAAGGGGCTATGTCAAAGGGGATTCTCAAAGGCAATGTTGTGGAGAGAGTCTCTCAAAGGATTTGTATGCAAGGATTTTGACTTAATCTATAAAGGAGGCTATGAAGTGTGCAGGGTGTGTGTGGGGACTGCACGGCTGAAGTTGGCTCTCACTTAGACTCTCTCCACGCTTGTAATGCTAGCAGGTTTTAGCCCATTAAAAAGGGGGTAAAGTATGCTACAATGTGGATAAAGGAGTGTGTATGCCGCGCCTTGATGGATTGAAAGAGGATTTAGGGTATTTGAAATTTTGCTTTGGTATAGTTGTTGCGACTTTTTTGGCTCTTGTTGGCTGGATCGCGACAAACTACACCGCTGCTAGTGTGTTATTGTTGGTGTGTGCTTTTGTGTCTGCTGTGATTTTTGCTGGGCTGGCTTTGTTTATCAATGCAAAAATGAGAAAAATCATCGATGAAATTTATCAAAGCAAAAAGGAGTAGCGATGATGTTTATAATTTTTGGCGGGATTTTTTTGTGCTTTTGTGCGCTTGCTTGGAGTATCTATCAAGGTGTGCGCGATAGCGATAAAGCGCACAATTAAAACGCCTTTTGGGCGTGTATGTCTTGCTTGACTTGGGCGATTTTCTCGCTTAATGCTAGCACTAAATGCAAATCCTTTTTTGCCCTAGCTTTGGTCTGCTCGCGGTGCAAATGTGCTAGATATAGATCGCAATAATGCTGATAAAATGCTTCGCTTTCTAGCGGTTGTGTTTGTATAAACTCTTTAAAAATGGATTCGGCTTTTTGCGATAAAGCAGGGAGTTTGTGGCTCGCGGCGTTGATAGACGCTCTAGTCTTATCTCCTTGCTCGCCACTGCACAACCCTACTTTCTCATCAAAAATCCTAGAATCCTGCGCCGTGTTTAGATTTGGGGCGTTGCTCGTTTCTCTGTCATCGCGAGCCGACTTGTCGGCGTGGCGATCCATACTAGAATCCACTTTTTGACTTGCTAAAAATATCCGCACGCTTTTCTCTAGCTCTTTGGGTAAAAAACTCAAATCTAATTCGCTAGCTATATACGCGCATTCCTCACTATGCAAAATACTCGCTATAAAACTACTATAATCATCGTTAGCCTGCTTTGTGGGTAGTCTATCTTGGGTGAAATACTCTTGTGGCACGCCTGTGAGCTTGCACGCGCATTCTAAAAACGCCTGCTTATCGTAGAAGTTTTTACACGCTGCAATCGCGCCTTTTATTTCATTAAACGCGCTTGTTTTGTCTTTATTTTTATACAACCATTTTATAAAAAACTCAAAACCGTTTAAATAGTTAAAATCTAGCTTTTCTCTGGTGGATTCGGCTTTGCTCTCCCACTCTCTGTCATCGCGAGCGGTGCTTGCACCGCGTGGCGATCCATTTTTCACGCTAGAATCCGCTTTTGCGTTTTTATGGATTGCTTCGGTCGCTTCGCTCCCTCGCAATGACGGCTGGGGTTTGTCATCGCGAGCCGACTTGTCGGCGTGGCGATCCATAGCCATCAACGCTTCATTTATATCCTTGCACAATCTCCCCTTAGAATCCTTATTTTTCAGCAGTGCTACCTTCACCCTATAAAATCCGGCTTCAAAGCACACTTTCACCGCCCTAAAGTTTGCCGCCATACCGCTCTTGTCATTATCAAAGCAAAAGATCACTTCACAATCAAGCCTAGTAAGTAGATTTAAATGCTGGATATTGAAAGCTGTCCCCCCTGTGGCTAGCGCGTGTTTATAGCCATTTTCGTGCAGCAGTATGCTATCGATATAGCCTTCGACTACAAAGGCGGCTTTTTGCGCTTGGATCGTGGCTTTGGCATTGCTGTAAAGGTAGAGTATCTGGGCTTTTTTGTAAAAGTAGCTTTCCTTGGAGTTGATATACTTTGGGGCGTTTTTGTTGAAGTTGTAGTGGGGGTGCGTGCGTGCGACAAACGCCACTACTTTATGTTGCGGGTTGCGGATTGCGATTGAGATTCTCTCACGCATAGGGATTGATATTTTGCCCTTTTCATACTCGTTAGCAAAGTTGGATTCTACTAGCTCCCCCGCGCTAAAATTTGCTAGTAAAATCTCCTTGCTTGGCACTAGCCCTATATCATATCGCTCGCATATCTCTTGCGTGATCCCCCTTGAGGCTAGATACTCTACAATCTCTCTATGCTTTTGTAGCTCGGCTTTTGCTAGCTCGTTGATTTTCTCCAGCACTTCGCTAGGACTCTTGCCTACCTTTTGCGCCTTATCATACTCTAGGGCGATATTTGTAAGCTCGCTTAAGCGTTGCAGGGCTTCATTAAAGTCGATTTTCTCATACTCTTTTATGAAGCTTATCACATCGCCCCCCTTGCCGCAGCCAAAGCATTTATACATCCCCTTTACATCGCTTACCACAAAGCTAGGGGACTTCTCACTATGAAAGGGACAGCAGGCTATGAAGTTT encodes the following:
- a CDS encoding DUF4043 family protein; its protein translation is MSYQNPLNAINFAGWKEDPNVQLNIARVIEKASWSKSPFESFFGKGADRGVRFYAVKDSQPYRPRLKAPLTGTGVEGNADLDTNYDSLEIMSQTTYPKVIANAIKSEIEKYTALKQIDFIKEASDSLTDWMRLRRDKALVSALITDFTNCVVCDQTSNFKDTSSEPDVATATKKIQKGDVMNVQALRRAIFMARTGINYKGKECYPLKPIKSDLVSVQGISLEHNSYIILLDSYACNQLKNDPEWIEMQKAAGVRGDENRIFTGLIGLIDNCPVLDMGIWTPLQSGMPNSEVSDTDYMANINPQNHKKLTPPSYYANGQPVSIGALIGASALVMVGGDKVDFYIDEADSGRKTIVGVDRLLAVSKARFDSNESGSLSPFHDTDFACIGIFSSKE
- the dnaG gene encoding DNA primase; amino-acid sequence: MVTNIEALKSSSIVSVIERYIPLRKNGTNFIACCPFHSEKSPSFVVSDVKGMYKCFGCGKGGDVISFIKEYEKIDFNEALQRLSELTNIALEYDKAQKVGKSPSEVLEKINELAKAELQKHREIVEYLASRGITQEICERYDIGLVPSKEILLANFSAGELVESNFANEYEKGKISIPMRERISIAIRNPQHKVVAFVARTHPHYNFNKNAPKYINSKESYFYKKAQILYLYSNAKATIQAQKAAFVVEGYIDSILLHENGYKHALATGGTAFNIQHLNLLTRLDCEVIFCFDNDKSGMAANFRAVKVCFEAGFYRVKVALLKNKDSKGRLCKDINEALMAMDRHADKSARDDKPQPSLRGSEATEAIHKNAKADSSVKNGSPRGASTARDDREWESKAESTREKLDFNYLNGFEFFIKWLYKNKDKTSAFNEIKGAIAACKNFYDKQAFLECACKLTGVPQEYFTQDRLPTKQANDDYSSFIASILHSEECAYIASELDLSFLPKELEKSVRIFLASQKVDSSMDRHADKSARDDRETSNAPNLNTAQDSRIFDEKVGLCSGEQGDKTRASINAASHKLPALSQKAESIFKEFIQTQPLESEAFYQHYCDLYLAHLHREQTKARAKKDLHLVLALSEKIAQVKQDIHAQKAF